In the Styela clava chromosome 8, kaStyClav1.hap1.2, whole genome shotgun sequence genome, one interval contains:
- the LOC120346322 gene encoding low-density lipoprotein receptor-related protein 1B-like has product MVASFRWYIASAVLLFFIGAIFESAEANNDTSEDFDRDLIFWAMKRRIFFLHKTYAYFTDPNQNSNDSTELNKKLLFQSLWNGEIWAIAADYHAKRLYYSDHAGNFIGVYDLKTKEHKKVFQGMAWGIDSLSVDWVSGNVYWTDSNFKWIMVANRNFSHYRNLFSIDSEIPAKVAVDPPDRYIYWTEKREDDCRIWRSSLEGYSHQLLHTFPEVQTISDVAIDFVNHRFYWTERLKERGGISRIRYFGLKTRRDIETIHEVYSTNSSYFFGLASYKNNLYVTDDLRKSMFLIDKNTNEIVQSYDFDYSQIPRGVTVFSKYEQPFSEEDKTHECTKSPCQHICVARYGINQYSCECRTGFRIQSDGRSCRASMIFDNFVLMLDGKHSKIYQMNMGSPIAPQEVEVQNLRMPTSVAYDPNTKLVYWADERTRTVSRADLFGRYQTVLVNESQVYSVALDVESQNMYWVDSERDAMYVSKLDGSYPHMLHVQDLHRVWAMTIDTKRGFLYWSDWGQLSFSGLQSGVISSSRLDGSDKKVIVQSKSTPHGLSLDIEGNVLYWTEIKENAIGWLNLNDQTNGKYKMPSTKKRPFPTGIAYYQNYLYVSDMGSKNLVRVSVHDVMRSKNNTGTTDEVRQFGPQMFYQLSALYVYDSSTFHNGKSPCAESNCPHLCLPVHTSSDVTYKCVCQNHYEYISANNSCVQMASTNDNEAPDFGDTCPDDIKIQTDECSDEAELNFTVPNPTDNSGQPVTLRSFYNMEPPVKLKEGFYTFSYNAMDGSGNRATCTFRVNVVVRNCYSILLKSSTPSEAVLGKPSCGNKVGSLINVTCPEISGIAFQYECQEDSRWAVIGPESCDEEVRAAYTTPIPTTSALSTTFSTVKATTVLKKATTRKPSSRSSTTMTASISPVPRIDDLKTTAMNKGESTTKSIKEPSHAPGTGAKSKTGLIVGLVIALIVLCAVVAAIVVVIKRRKGKGFIPGTNWDRNADRVQLTGASTESGIYLGDTPQELPVFSPASDKLIL; this is encoded by the exons ATGGTGGCAAGTTTTCGCTGGTACATTGCTTCCGCTGTGTTACTTTTCTTTATTG GTGCGATTTTTGAATCAGCTGAAGCAAAT AATGACACCTCTGAAGATTTCGATCGTGATTTAATATTTTGGGCAATGAAAAGGCGAATATTCTTTTTGCACAag ACTTATGCCTATTTCACCGATCCGAATCAAAATTCGAACGACAGCACAGAGCTCaacaaaaaattactttttcaaaGTCTCTGGAATGGTGAAATATGGGCTATAGCCGCAGATTATCATGCAAAGAGACTCTACTACAGTGACCATGCTGGAAATTTCATCGGTGTTTATGACCTAAAG ACGAAAGAACACAAGAAGGTTTTCCAAGGAATGGCTTGGGGAATCGACAGCCTTTCAGTAGATTGGGTATCAGGAAATGTTTACTGGActgattcaaatttcaaatggaTAATGGTGGCAAATCGAAACTTCAGCCACTACAGAAATTTGTTTTCGATAGACAGCGAAATACCGGCTAAAGTGGCGGTTGACCCGCCTGATAG GTATATTTATTGGACCGAAAAGCGTGAAGACGACTGCCGTATATGGAGGAGTAGTTTAGAAGGATATTCACATCAACTTTTACATACCTTTCCTGAAGTACAAACTATTAGCGATGTTGCCATTGACTTTGTCAATCATAG ATTTTACTGGACAGAGCGCCTAAAAGAAAGAGGAGGAATAAGTCGCATCAGATATTTCGGGTTAAAAACAAGGCGTGATATTGAAACCATTCATGAAGTTTATTCCACAAATTCATCATACTTTTTTGGCTTGGCATCTTACAAA AATAATTTGTACGTAACTGACGATCTACGCAAATCGATGTTTCTTATCGACAAAAATACAAACGAGATCGTACAATCATATGATTTTGACTATTCGCAAATACCCAGAGGAGTCACAGTTTTCAGCAAATATGAACAACCCTTTTCGGAAGAAGATAAAACTC ACGAATGTACAAAAAGTCCATGTCAGCACATTTGTGTCGCCAGATACGGAATAAACCAATATTCGTGTGAATGCAGGACAGGATTCAGAATACAATCTGATGGTAGAAGTTGTCGTGCCAGCatgatttttgataattttgtgcTTATGTTGGATggaaaacattcaaaaatataCCAG aTGAATATGGGAAGTCCAATAGCACCACAGGAAGTTGAAGTGCAAAACCTAAGAATGCCTACTTCTGTAGCTTACGATCCTAATACCAAGTTAGTGTACTGGGCCGACGAGAGAACAAGAACTGTATCACGAGCTGATTTATTTGGTCGATACCAGACGGTCCTTGTCAATGAGTCCCAAG TGTATTCTGTTGCGCTTGATGTGGAGTCTCAAAATATGTATTGGGTCGACTCAGAAAGAGACGCAATGTATGTATCGAAGCTAGATGGTTCGTATCCACATATGCTTCACGTACAAGATTTACATAGAGTGTGGGCTATGACTATTGACACGAAGCGAGG GTTCCTTTATTGGTCTGATTGGGGGCAGTTATCCTTTTCCGGCTTGCAATCCGGGGTTATATCAAGCTCGCGGTTGGATGGAAGTGATAAAAAAGTTATAGTGCAATCGAAATCGACACCTCATGGTTTGTCCCTCGACATAGAAG GAAATGTGCTTTACTGGacagaaattaaagaaaatgCCATTGGTTGGCTAAATCTGAACGACCAAACCAATGGAAAATACAAAATGCCGTCAACAAAG AAACGTCCCTTCCCTACCGGGATAGCATATTACCAAAATTATCTCTATGTATCCGATATGGGAAGCAAAAATCTCGTTCGTGTGAGTGTTCATGATGTGATGAGGTCGAAGAACAATACAGGAACAACAGATGAAGTTCGTCAGTTCGGGCCCCAAATGTTTTATCAACTTTCCGCCTTATATGTGTATGACAGCAGTACGTTTCACAACG gtAAAAGTCCTTGTGCAGAATCCAACTGTCCTCATCTCTGCCTTCCGGTTCATACTTCCAGTGACGTCACATATAAATGCGTGTGTCAGAATCATTATGAATATATTTCTGCCAACAACTCATGTGTCCAAATGGCTTCAACAA ATGACAACGAGGCGCCTGATTTTGGAGACACCTGTCCTGATGATATCAAAATACAGACAGACGAATGCAGCGATGAGGCTGAACTTAATTTTACTGTTCCCAACCCCACCGATAATTCAGGACAACCGGTCACATTAAGAAGTTTT TACAATATGGAACCCCCTGTCAAGTTGAAAGAAGGTTTTTATACATTTTCATACAATGCAATGGATGGAAGTGGAAATAGAGCGACTTGCACTTTCAGAGTGAATGTGGTTG TACGAAACTGTTacagtattttattgaaatcatcaacaccaagcgaagcagtgtTGGGAAAACCATCGTGTGGAAATAAAGTAGGATCGTTAATAAATGTAACATGTCCCGAAATTTCAGGAATCGCTTTTCAA tatGAATGTCAAGAAGATTCAAGATGGGCTGTCATTGGGCCTGAATCGTGTGACGAAGAGGTTAGAGCAGCGTACACGACTCCTATACCGACCACATCAGCATTGTCCACAACTTTTAGTACTGTCAAAGCAACTACAGTGCTAAAGAAAGCAACTACAAGAAAACCTTCTTCGAGGTCGTCTACGACGATGACAGCTTCAATCAGTCCTGTTCCACGAATAGATGATCTGAAAACTACAGCCATGAACAAAGGTGAAAGCACAACAAAATCAATAAAGG AACCTTCACACGCACCGGGTACAGGGGCAAAGAGTAAAACTGGACTTATTGTAGGCCTGGTCATCGCGTTAATCGTACTTTGTGCCGTGGTAGCGGCAATTGTTGTTGTCATAAAAAg